The Halorientalis sp. IM1011 genome window below encodes:
- the fen gene encoding flap endonuclease-1: protein MGNADLRDLAVIEDVSYDDLAGSVVAVDAHNWLYRYLTTTVKFTRDSAYTTADGEEVANLIGVVQGLPKFLEHDVTPVFVFDGGVTDLKEAEVEKRREQREKYEEQLEEAREEGDSVEVAKLDSRTQRLTDTIVDTTRELLALLDVPVVDAPAEGEAQAARMARSGTVDYAGTEDYDALLFGSPLTLRQLTSKGDPECMDLDATLAEHDLTWEQLVDAGILCGTDFNEGVTGIGPKTAVKTIREHGDIWGVFEARDVYVENVDRIRDLFLDPPVADDVSFDAEIEPDIDAARAFVVDEWGVAADEVERGFDRIADATVQTGLDRWT, encoded by the coding sequence ATGGGAAACGCAGACCTTCGCGATCTCGCGGTCATCGAGGACGTGTCCTACGACGACCTCGCGGGGTCGGTCGTGGCCGTCGACGCTCACAACTGGCTGTACCGCTACCTGACGACGACGGTCAAGTTCACCCGTGATTCGGCCTACACCACCGCCGACGGCGAGGAGGTCGCCAACCTGATCGGCGTCGTCCAGGGCCTGCCGAAGTTCCTCGAACACGACGTGACGCCCGTGTTCGTCTTCGACGGCGGCGTCACCGACCTCAAGGAGGCGGAGGTCGAGAAACGCCGCGAACAGCGCGAGAAGTACGAGGAGCAACTGGAGGAAGCCCGCGAGGAGGGCGATTCCGTGGAGGTCGCCAAACTCGACTCCCGGACCCAGCGGCTCACCGACACCATCGTCGACACGACCCGCGAGTTGCTCGCTCTCCTCGACGTCCCGGTCGTCGACGCTCCGGCGGAGGGTGAGGCCCAGGCCGCCCGGATGGCCCGCTCCGGGACCGTCGATTACGCCGGCACCGAGGACTACGACGCCCTGCTCTTTGGCTCGCCGCTGACGCTCCGGCAACTCACCTCGAAGGGGGACCCGGAGTGCATGGATCTGGACGCCACCCTCGCCGAACACGACCTCACGTGGGAGCAACTGGTCGACGCCGGCATCCTCTGCGGGACGGACTTCAACGAGGGCGTCACCGGGATCGGGCCCAAGACGGCGGTGAAGACGATCCGCGAGCACGGCGACATCTGGGGCGTCTTCGAGGCCCGCGACGTGTACGTCGAGAACGTCGACCGCATCAGGGACCTCTTCCTCGATCCGCCGGTCGCCGACGACGTGAGCTTCGACGCCGAGATAGAACCCGACATCGATGCGGCCCGGGCGTTCGTCGTCGACGAGTGGGGCGTCGCGGCCGACGAGGTAGAGCGCGGCTTCGATCGGATCGCGGACGCGACAGTGCAGACCGGGCTGGATCGGTGGACCTGA
- a CDS encoding SCP2 sterol-binding domain-containing protein has translation MSDTEDLAERVEHVLELPTDELTEELPAVLDDIEGQVEVLALQNPLLLADVIDRVGDVDVAEFAEENPDTVDQFQELQWQGVELLAQFSPDVQQSIEQDTTVNFEATDAPMASHLELDADEGSVSGGAGLADEPDLEIRGPANTLTALTTGQLDPVAGYEDDQFEMEGSEATGDQLATTMGKLAEKLPE, from the coding sequence ATGAGCGACACCGAGGACCTCGCGGAGCGTGTCGAACACGTACTGGAACTCCCGACGGACGAACTCACCGAGGAACTGCCGGCCGTCCTCGACGATATCGAAGGGCAGGTCGAAGTGCTGGCACTGCAGAACCCGCTACTCCTGGCCGACGTGATCGACCGCGTCGGCGACGTGGACGTGGCCGAGTTCGCCGAAGAGAACCCCGACACAGTCGACCAGTTTCAGGAACTCCAGTGGCAGGGCGTCGAACTGCTGGCCCAGTTCAGCCCCGACGTCCAGCAGTCCATCGAGCAGGACACCACCGTGAACTTCGAGGCGACCGACGCCCCGATGGCGAGCCACCTCGAACTCGATGCCGACGAGGGCTCGGTCTCGGGCGGCGCGGGACTGGCCGACGAACCGGACCTGGAGATCCGCGGGCCTGCCAACACGCTGACGGCGTTGACGACCGGCCAGCTCGACCCCGTCGCCGGCTACGAGGACGACCAGTTCGAGATGGAGGGCTCCGAGGCCACCGGCGATCAACTCGCGACGACGATGGGCAAACTCGCCGAGAAGCTGCCGGAGTAA
- a CDS encoding DUF2243 domain-containing protein — protein sequence MDDVNANAESRAVTTRSLLGAGVFGFGFSGLIDVLVLHHVLQWHHLLSGLYPMHTLPGLRTNLRADGLFSIGMVLIAGVGAGLLWRAERRTTNPLAVRPVAGAALIGLGVFDVYDAVVDHALLGLHQPVGPGGTPLSLGGPYNPHWIAVSLLFVAAGYYVYRTGTRTEAGATEGD from the coding sequence ATGGACGACGTGAACGCGAACGCCGAGTCGCGTGCTGTGACCACCCGCTCGCTGCTGGGGGCAGGCGTGTTCGGGTTCGGCTTCAGCGGCCTGATCGACGTGCTCGTGTTACATCACGTCCTCCAGTGGCACCACCTCCTCTCGGGACTGTACCCGATGCACACACTCCCGGGCCTCCGGACGAATCTCAGAGCCGACGGGTTATTCTCCATCGGGATGGTGCTGATCGCGGGTGTGGGTGCGGGGCTCCTCTGGCGGGCCGAGCGACGGACTACCAACCCGCTCGCCGTCCGTCCGGTGGCCGGCGCGGCGCTGATCGGTCTCGGCGTCTTCGACGTGTACGACGCCGTCGTCGACCACGCGCTCCTGGGACTCCACCAGCCAGTCGGACCGGGCGGGACACCGCTGTCGCTCGGCGGTCCGTACAACCCCCACTGGATCGCGGTCAGCCTCCTCTTCGTCGCCGCCGGCTACTACGTCTACCGGACGGGGACACGGACCGAAGCCGGGGCCACCGAGGGGGACTGA
- the gatE gene encoding Glu-tRNA(Gln) amidotransferase subunit GatE, translating into MTDADAFDYEELGLVAGLEIHQQLDTETKLFCACPTELREPEESTRRFTRYLHPTKSELGEIDEAALEESRVDREFEYLAYDTTCLVEEDDEPPHRVDEEALATTLEIAQLLDMHVVDQVNVMRKIVVDGSNTTGFQRSMMVANDGRIETSEGPVGIEDMLLEEESCQRVEETADGVRFSLDRLGIPLVEIGTKPDIRSPEQAKEAAKRIGMLLRSTGQVKRGLGTIRQDVNVSIADGARIEMKGVQSLDDIDDLVRNEVRRQVELVEIADELAERDAAVGDPQDVTEVFEDTDSGVIGGALDSGGVVQAVLLEGFDGLVGREIQPDRRLGTEFSDHAKRHGAGGIFHTDELPAYGVTDEEVEALREAVDADPEDAVAIVADDPETAELAIDAVAERAETAMEGVPEETRDANEDGTSRYLRPLPGAARMYPETDVPPVEPDPGEVETPELLTEKVERYRDEHGLGEGVAEQVAYGRRWALFEEAVATGVDPNLAARTVESDVTELRRDDVPVENLTDHHFRGVFDLLADDEIAKEGVPELLTALAENPDLTAAEAAEQEDLGSAGEDEVREAVVEVVERNAEQVEEEGMGAFSGLMGECMGALRGQADGDLVSEVLREEIQKRA; encoded by the coding sequence ATGACTGACGCGGACGCCTTCGACTACGAGGAACTGGGGCTGGTGGCCGGGCTGGAGATCCACCAGCAACTCGACACCGAGACGAAGCTGTTCTGTGCGTGCCCGACGGAACTCCGCGAACCCGAGGAGTCCACGCGGCGGTTCACCCGCTATCTGCACCCCACGAAGTCGGAACTCGGCGAGATCGACGAGGCCGCACTCGAAGAGAGCCGGGTCGACCGCGAGTTCGAGTACCTGGCCTACGACACGACCTGCCTGGTCGAGGAGGACGACGAGCCACCCCACCGCGTCGACGAGGAAGCGCTCGCGACGACGCTGGAGATCGCCCAGCTTCTCGACATGCACGTCGTCGATCAGGTCAACGTCATGCGGAAGATCGTCGTCGACGGCTCCAACACCACCGGGTTCCAGCGGTCGATGATGGTGGCCAACGACGGGCGGATCGAGACCAGCGAGGGGCCGGTCGGCATCGAGGACATGCTGCTGGAAGAGGAGTCCTGCCAGCGCGTCGAGGAGACCGCCGACGGAGTCCGCTTCAGCCTCGACCGACTCGGGATTCCACTGGTCGAGATCGGCACGAAACCCGACATTCGATCGCCCGAGCAGGCCAAGGAAGCCGCCAAACGGATCGGAATGTTACTGCGCTCGACGGGGCAGGTCAAGCGCGGCCTGGGGACCATCCGGCAGGACGTGAACGTCTCCATCGCGGACGGTGCGCGCATCGAGATGAAGGGCGTCCAGAGCCTCGACGACATCGACGACCTCGTCCGAAACGAGGTCCGCCGGCAGGTCGAACTCGTCGAGATCGCCGACGAACTCGCGGAGCGGGACGCCGCAGTGGGCGACCCTCAGGACGTGACCGAAGTCTTCGAGGACACCGATTCGGGGGTCATCGGCGGCGCGCTCGACTCCGGTGGGGTCGTGCAGGCCGTTTTGCTGGAGGGCTTCGACGGCCTCGTCGGTCGCGAAATTCAGCCCGACCGTCGACTCGGGACGGAGTTCTCCGATCACGCCAAGCGCCACGGTGCGGGCGGCATCTTCCACACCGACGAACTCCCGGCCTACGGCGTCACGGACGAGGAGGTCGAAGCGCTCCGGGAAGCCGTCGACGCCGATCCCGAGGACGCGGTGGCCATCGTCGCGGACGACCCCGAGACGGCCGAACTGGCCATCGACGCCGTCGCCGAGCGCGCCGAGACCGCGATGGAGGGCGTCCCCGAGGAGACTCGCGACGCGAACGAGGACGGTACCTCCCGGTACCTCCGTCCGCTCCCGGGCGCGGCCCGGATGTACCCCGAGACGGACGTGCCGCCGGTCGAACCCGATCCCGGAGAGGTCGAGACGCCCGAGTTGCTCACCGAGAAAGTCGAGCGCTACCGGGACGAGCACGGCCTCGGCGAGGGCGTGGCCGAGCAGGTGGCCTACGGCCGCCGCTGGGCGCTGTTCGAGGAGGCCGTCGCGACGGGTGTCGACCCGAACCTCGCAGCTCGAACGGTCGAATCGGACGTGACCGAACTCCGCCGGGACGACGTGCCCGTCGAGAACCTGACCGACCACCACTTTCGGGGCGTGTTCGACCTACTGGCCGACGACGAGATCGCCAAGGAGGGCGTCCCCGAACTGCTGACGGCGCTGGCGGAGAATCCCGACCTAACCGCGGCCGAAGCCGCAGAGCAGGAGGACCTCGGGAGTGCCGGCGAGGACGAGGTTCGCGAGGCCGTCGTCGAGGTCGTCGAGCGCAACGCCGAGCAGGTCGAAGAAGAGGGAATGGGCGCGTTCTCTGGCCTGATGGGCGAGTGTATGGGGGCGCTCCGCGGGCAGGCCGACGGCGACCTCGTGAGCGAAGTGCTGCGCGAGGAGATTCAGAAACGGGCCTGA
- a CDS encoding PH domain-containing protein, which yields MNALQSRVRVRWGIVALVVVAILSAGVYALDRFVIGFSPLLGPGFAVVSLVLAIVYVQLLYRSWGYRLDDDALELERGVFTNVETAVPYVRVQHVDTQRGPLDRLLGLGQVVVYTAGSRGADVTIPGLTPDEARDLRNRLRDLAIESEPEDAV from the coding sequence ATGAATGCCCTCCAGTCGCGCGTCAGGGTCCGGTGGGGGATCGTCGCGCTGGTCGTCGTGGCGATCCTGAGTGCCGGGGTCTACGCGCTCGACCGGTTCGTCATCGGGTTCTCCCCGTTGCTCGGCCCGGGCTTCGCGGTGGTCTCGCTCGTGCTCGCTATCGTGTACGTCCAGTTGCTCTACCGGAGCTGGGGCTACCGGCTCGACGACGACGCCCTGGAGCTCGAACGCGGCGTGTTCACGAACGTCGAGACCGCGGTGCCGTACGTCCGGGTCCAGCACGTCGACACCCAGCGCGGGCCCCTGGATCGTCTGCTCGGCCTCGGTCAGGTCGTCGTCTACACCGCGGGTTCGCGGGGCGCTGACGTGACCATCCCGGGCCTGACGCCCGACGAAGCGCGAGACCTGCGCAACCGGCTCCGGGATCTGGCCATCGAGAGCGAACCGGAGGACGCCGTATGA
- a CDS encoding MFS transporter, whose amino-acid sequence MVHTYELSIPVLIPIWLTEFSVIDVGLAQFPVNEATVGALVTVGFALFGLGALPSGVLVDRIDARLLITACLVGMGASFLLLAVSPTPAVIGLAMAVWGIAASVYHPSGLSLISRGVEQRGSAFAYHGMAGNVGIAVGPLLTILLLLAFDWRVVVAILALPAAFAAIYAFRADIDERAAVAATDGSGESPGDGDSRAGGGVDSLGDFLTQSRHLFAGAFVVVFAVTLCSGLYYRGVLTFLPELLDNLEIAALAPVEFGGRTLQPSRYIYVGLLMVGVGGQFVAGKLTDRGRPEFGILGGFAALAVVALLFLPAAALGLPALLVASALLGFFLFFVQPFYQASVAEYTPAGSRGLSYGFTYLGVFGVGALGATLAGTMLTFFAPQQLFVVLAGLATVAAGLGTYLVTRAPSSPAGT is encoded by the coding sequence ATGGTCCACACCTACGAGCTGTCGATTCCGGTTTTGATACCCATCTGGCTCACAGAGTTCTCGGTGATCGACGTGGGGCTCGCCCAGTTCCCGGTCAACGAGGCGACCGTCGGCGCGCTCGTCACCGTCGGCTTCGCGCTGTTCGGCCTCGGCGCGCTCCCGAGCGGCGTTCTCGTCGACCGGATCGACGCCCGCCTGCTCATCACGGCCTGTCTGGTCGGTATGGGCGCATCCTTCCTGTTGCTCGCCGTCTCGCCGACGCCGGCGGTGATCGGCCTGGCGATGGCCGTCTGGGGCATCGCCGCTAGCGTCTACCACCCCTCGGGTCTCTCGCTGATCAGCCGCGGCGTCGAGCAGCGCGGGAGCGCCTTCGCCTACCACGGCATGGCCGGCAACGTCGGCATCGCCGTCGGCCCACTCCTGACGATCCTCCTCCTGCTGGCGTTCGACTGGCGCGTCGTCGTCGCCATCCTCGCGCTCCCCGCCGCATTCGCGGCGATCTACGCCTTTCGGGCGGATATCGACGAGCGCGCCGCCGTCGCGGCCACGGACGGCAGCGGAGAGAGTCCCGGTGACGGCGACAGCCGTGCCGGCGGAGGTGTCGACTCGCTCGGTGACTTTCTCACCCAGTCGCGCCACCTGTTCGCGGGCGCGTTCGTCGTCGTCTTCGCCGTCACGCTCTGTTCGGGCCTGTACTACCGGGGCGTCCTCACCTTCCTGCCCGAACTGCTGGACAATCTGGAGATCGCCGCCCTCGCCCCGGTCGAGTTCGGTGGTCGGACTCTCCAGCCCAGCCGGTACATCTACGTCGGCCTGTTGATGGTCGGGGTCGGCGGGCAGTTCGTCGCCGGGAAACTGACGGATCGGGGCCGCCCCGAGTTCGGCATCCTCGGCGGCTTCGCCGCGCTGGCCGTCGTCGCCCTGCTCTTCCTGCCGGCGGCGGCGCTCGGCCTCCCCGCGCTACTGGTCGCCTCGGCACTGCTGGGCTTTTTCCTGTTTTTCGTCCAGCCGTTCTACCAGGCGAGCGTCGCCGAGTACACGCCGGCCGGGAGTCGCGGACTCTCCTACGGGTTCACCTACCTCGGCGTGTTCGGTGTCGGCGCGCTGGGCGCGACGCTGGCGGGAACCATGTTGACCTTCTTCGCCCCCCAGCAACTGTTCGTCGTCCTCGCGGGGCTGGCGACGGTCGCGGCCGGTCTCGGCACCTACCTCGTCACGCGAGCGCCGTCGTCCCCTGCCGGGACGTGA
- a CDS encoding GNAT family N-acetyltransferase, translating to MEYALLGWPPDGPTFRLDYRRFSYAGKFVMSGTGKAVARADEIVAAVAFNEDRTDADTLWLRYVTVREDHRGEGIGPQLCHFAAERARERGYGRVKIAVNNPFAFEALSKAGFAFTGEETGIAELVMVRPGERTRESYQTGLDVYRERDLSDAEAEFLRERDGQDPPATIRTVRADDD from the coding sequence ATGGAGTACGCCCTGCTGGGGTGGCCCCCGGACGGCCCGACCTTCCGACTGGACTACCGGCGGTTCAGCTACGCCGGGAAGTTCGTCATGTCCGGGACCGGCAAAGCGGTCGCCCGCGCGGACGAGATCGTCGCCGCCGTCGCGTTCAACGAGGACCGCACCGACGCCGACACCCTCTGGCTGCGCTACGTCACCGTCCGCGAGGACCACCGTGGAGAGGGGATCGGCCCCCAGCTGTGTCACTTCGCCGCCGAGCGTGCCCGCGAGCGGGGGTACGGACGGGTCAAAATAGCCGTCAACAACCCCTTCGCCTTCGAGGCGCTGTCGAAAGCCGGCTTCGCCTTCACCGGCGAGGAGACCGGCATCGCCGAACTCGTGATGGTCCGACCCGGTGAGCGTACGCGCGAGTCCTACCAGACCGGCCTCGACGTGTACCGCGAGCGGGACCTCTCGGATGCGGAGGCCGAATTTCTGCGCGAGCGGGACGGGCAGGATCCGCCGGCGACGATCCGGACGGTCCGGGCAGACGACGACTGA
- a CDS encoding class II fumarate hydratase — MTDEDYRTEQDSLGEMQVPADAYWGAQTQRAVENFPISDVTFGRRFVRALGIVKKAAAQANKELGTIPEDKADCIVEAADEVIAGDHDDQFPVDVFQTGSGTSSNMNANEVISNRATEIYGGEIGTREIHPNDHVNFGQSSNDVIPTAMHVASLEAVQKDLIPALEVLRDELEAKEEEFADVVKTGRTHLQDATPVTLGQEFGGYRAQVEKGITRAEDTRHHLGELALGGTAVGTGLNTHPDFPELAAEYMSEETGLEFREADNHFEAQAAHDAMSEAHGALRTIAGSLNKIANDLRLLASGPRNGLGEIDQPENQPGSSIMPGKINPVVAEAVNQVHKQVVGNDAAVSAGAAEGQIDLNLYKPVLAHNFLQSAKLLANASETFGEKFVHKLEADADHCEERVQQSMALATALNPAIGYDKASKVAKKALADGKTIREVVLEEGYLDEDEVDDVLDPMKMTERGILSADD, encoded by the coding sequence ATGACCGACGAGGACTACCGTACGGAGCAGGACAGTCTCGGCGAGATGCAGGTCCCCGCGGACGCCTACTGGGGCGCACAGACCCAGCGCGCCGTGGAGAACTTCCCCATCTCGGACGTGACCTTCGGCCGCCGGTTCGTGCGCGCGCTGGGGATCGTCAAAAAGGCCGCCGCCCAGGCCAACAAGGAACTCGGCACGATCCCCGAGGACAAGGCCGACTGCATCGTCGAGGCCGCGGACGAGGTCATCGCCGGTGACCACGACGACCAGTTCCCCGTCGACGTGTTCCAGACCGGGTCGGGCACCTCCTCGAACATGAACGCCAACGAGGTCATCTCGAACCGCGCCACCGAGATCTACGGCGGCGAGATCGGTACCCGCGAGATCCACCCCAACGATCACGTCAACTTCGGCCAGTCCAGTAACGACGTGATCCCGACGGCGATGCACGTCGCCTCCCTCGAAGCGGTCCAGAAGGACCTGATCCCCGCGCTGGAGGTCCTCCGGGACGAACTCGAAGCCAAAGAGGAGGAGTTCGCGGACGTGGTCAAGACCGGCCGCACGCACCTGCAGGACGCGACGCCCGTCACGCTCGGCCAGGAGTTCGGCGGCTACCGCGCGCAGGTCGAGAAGGGGATCACCCGTGCCGAGGACACCCGGCACCACCTCGGCGAACTCGCGCTCGGCGGCACCGCCGTCGGTACCGGTCTCAATACGCATCCGGACTTCCCCGAACTCGCCGCGGAGTACATGAGCGAAGAGACTGGCCTCGAGTTCCGCGAGGCCGACAACCACTTCGAGGCACAGGCGGCCCACGACGCGATGAGCGAGGCCCACGGTGCGCTGCGTACCATCGCGGGCTCGCTCAACAAGATCGCCAACGACCTGCGCCTGCTGGCGTCGGGCCCGCGCAACGGCCTCGGCGAGATCGACCAGCCCGAGAACCAGCCCGGGAGCTCGATCATGCCCGGGAAGATCAACCCGGTCGTCGCCGAAGCGGTCAATCAGGTCCACAAGCAGGTCGTCGGCAACGACGCCGCGGTCTCGGCCGGTGCAGCCGAGGGCCAGATCGACCTCAACCTCTACAAGCCAGTCCTCGCGCACAACTTCCTGCAGTCCGCGAAACTACTCGCGAACGCCAGCGAGACCTTCGGTGAGAAGTTCGTCCACAAGCTGGAAGCCGACGCCGACCACTGCGAGGAGCGCGTCCAGCAGAGCATGGCGCTGGCGACCGCGCTCAACCCGGCCATCGGCTACGACAAGGCCAGCAAGGTCGCGAAGAAGGCCCTCGCCGACGGCAAGACGATTCGCGAGGTCGTCCTCGAAGAGGGCTACCTCGACGAGGACGAGGTCGACGACGTGCTCGACCCGATGAAGATGACCGAGCGCGGCATCCTCAGCGCGGACGACTAG
- a CDS encoding DUF3054 domain-containing protein codes for MTALDWARGRVDASAGTALFLLGDLLAIAVFVLMGELSHGYGLANAARIVGTYAEFLLGWLIVAIPAGVYATDYRRDLTRSTALVLGAWLGADIVAQALRSTAVFPGNAAVTFAIVAFLVGGVLLVVWRLTLAFVTSRQGTTALA; via the coding sequence ATGACTGCGCTCGACTGGGCCAGGGGTCGCGTCGACGCGTCGGCGGGGACGGCGCTGTTCCTGCTCGGCGACCTGCTGGCTATCGCGGTGTTCGTCCTCATGGGGGAGCTCAGCCACGGCTACGGGCTCGCGAACGCGGCCCGGATCGTCGGCACCTACGCCGAGTTCCTGCTCGGCTGGCTGATTGTGGCGATACCCGCGGGCGTCTACGCGACGGATTACCGGCGCGACCTGACGCGGTCGACGGCCCTGGTACTGGGCGCGTGGCTCGGCGCGGATATCGTCGCACAGGCCCTCCGTTCGACGGCGGTGTTTCCCGGGAACGCCGCGGTGACGTTCGCCATCGTCGCCTTCCTCGTCGGGGGCGTCCTGCTGGTGGTCTGGCGGTTGACGCTGGCGTTCGTCACGTCCCGGCAGGGGACGACGGCGCTCGCGTGA
- a CDS encoding class I SAM-dependent methyltransferase — protein MASETRSGDVGIFDRIARLYDLKPATRRRKLAPALSLAERDIERVLDVGGGTGQGVRALDVPDGVVVDAAQGMLARAQDRGVAGVRGDAARLPVADESVDAVLILDALHHMDRPATVVSEAARVLRPGGVLVCLEFDPTTIRGGGLAVAEHVFGFDSQFFAAGDLVAMIRGAGLSSSIPRDGFEYTVAGVKE, from the coding sequence ATGGCATCCGAGACCCGGAGTGGCGACGTGGGGATCTTCGACCGGATCGCCCGGCTGTACGACCTGAAGCCCGCGACCCGGCGGCGGAAGCTCGCGCCCGCGCTCTCGCTGGCCGAGCGGGATATCGAACGCGTCCTCGACGTGGGCGGCGGGACCGGGCAGGGCGTCCGGGCGCTCGACGTGCCCGACGGCGTCGTGGTCGACGCCGCACAGGGGATGCTCGCCCGGGCGCAGGACCGCGGCGTCGCAGGCGTCCGGGGGGACGCCGCACGGCTCCCCGTCGCCGACGAGTCGGTCGACGCCGTGTTGATCCTCGACGCTCTGCACCACATGGACCGGCCCGCGACGGTCGTCTCGGAGGCGGCCCGCGTGCTCCGACCCGGGGGCGTGCTGGTCTGTCTGGAGTTCGATCCCACCACGATCCGTGGCGGGGGGCTGGCCGTCGCCGAGCACGTCTTCGGGTTCGACTCGCAGTTTTTCGCCGCTGGGGATCTGGTGGCGATGATCCGGGGAGCCGGGCTGTCGTCGTCGATTCCACGCGACGGCTTCGAGTACACCGTCGCGGGCGTCAAAGAGTGA
- a CDS encoding PH domain-containing protein: protein MKLHPLSAVTRSLQRGLVAASMAFVLTGAAQFAVPGLADSFGLIAGLFVLLFVVGVAYGVAYYYRFEYALTPDTFDVDSGVIGRQEREIPYRRIQNVDVTESIFHRIVGVAVVKIETAGGSETEATLNFVAADEARRLQREIRDRRARAQAAETDATAGETVSADQASADAVDRDGTTDSSETRHADPEAVADRLSRERELEPETQLFELGSAELLVLALTSFQLASIALLFFGFPVVEDLIVGVFAQLTGIEAPVDALTETPDLAILVGLLAVAFGAVTVWAVSAVVTFLQYYGFTLGRQGDDLVYERGLLQRYSGSIPTDKIQTLTIRENVPMRLLGYAGFTVETAGYSPGQSDQGPQSAIPLADRTQTLALARELEPFGELSFTRPPKRARRRYAVRYALVVLGLTALAFGISRVVTAFGLWYAPLALLAVVPPAAHLKWKHRGYCVGDDHFVVRDGFWTQKTRIVPYYRLQTVIHRRTVFQRRLDLAHLTADTATASLLGRTDATAYDIDAEVAADLYDLNRERLQASLHGGN, encoded by the coding sequence ATGAAACTCCACCCGCTGAGCGCCGTCACGCGGAGCCTCCAGCGGGGACTCGTCGCGGCGTCGATGGCCTTCGTTCTGACCGGCGCGGCGCAGTTCGCGGTCCCGGGCCTGGCCGACTCGTTCGGCCTGATCGCCGGCCTGTTCGTCCTCCTGTTCGTGGTCGGCGTGGCCTACGGCGTCGCCTACTACTACCGCTTCGAGTACGCACTGACGCCGGACACGTTCGACGTGGACTCGGGCGTGATCGGCCGGCAGGAACGGGAGATTCCCTACCGTCGCATCCAGAACGTCGACGTGACCGAGAGCATCTTCCACCGGATCGTCGGCGTCGCCGTCGTGAAGATCGAGACCGCGGGCGGCTCCGAGACGGAGGCGACGCTGAACTTCGTCGCCGCCGACGAGGCCCGCCGCCTCCAGCGAGAGATCCGCGACCGACGGGCTCGCGCCCAGGCGGCGGAGACGGACGCGACCGCAGGGGAGACGGTGTCGGCTGACCAGGCATCAGCCGACGCCGTCGACCGGGACGGGACCACCGACTCGTCCGAGACCCGCCACGCCGACCCCGAGGCGGTCGCCGACCGGCTCTCCCGGGAGCGCGAACTCGAACCCGAGACGCAACTGTTCGAACTCGGGTCGGCCGAACTGCTCGTGCTCGCGCTTACCTCCTTCCAGCTTGCCTCCATCGCCCTCCTGTTCTTTGGCTTCCCCGTCGTCGAGGATCTGATCGTCGGCGTGTTCGCACAGCTCACCGGGATCGAGGCACCGGTCGACGCGCTCACCGAAACGCCGGATCTGGCGATCCTGGTCGGGCTGCTCGCCGTCGCGTTCGGTGCGGTGACGGTGTGGGCCGTCAGCGCCGTCGTCACCTTCCTGCAGTACTACGGGTTCACGCTCGGCCGACAGGGCGACGATCTGGTGTACGAGCGCGGACTCCTCCAGCGCTACAGCGGGTCGATCCCGACCGACAAGATCCAGACGCTGACGATCCGCGAGAACGTCCCGATGCGCCTGCTGGGCTACGCCGGCTTCACCGTCGAGACGGCCGGGTACAGTCCGGGCCAGAGCGATCAGGGCCCCCAGTCGGCCATCCCGCTGGCCGATCGGACGCAAACGCTCGCGCTCGCCCGCGAACTCGAACCGTTCGGCGAGTTATCGTTCACGCGGCCGCCGAAACGGGCCCGACGACGCTACGCGGTCCGGTACGCCCTGGTCGTGCTGGGCCTGACAGCCCTCGCGTTCGGGATCTCGCGAGTCGTGACCGCCTTCGGCCTCTGGTACGCGCCGCTGGCCCTGCTGGCTGTGGTTCCGCCGGCCGCCCACCTGAAGTGGAAACACCGCGGCTACTGCGTCGGTGACGACCACTTCGTCGTCCGGGACGGCTTCTGGACCCAGAAAACACGAATCGTCCCGTACTACCGTCTCCAGACGGTGATCCACCGGCGGACCGTCTTCCAGCGCCGACTGGATCTGGCCCACCTGACCGCCGACACCGCGACGGCGTCGCTGCTGGGTCGAACCGACGCCACTGCCTACGACATCGACGCCGAGGTGGCCGCGGATCTCTACGATCTGAACCGCGAGCGGTTGCAGGCGAGTCTCCACGGTGGGAACTGA